The Hydrogenobacter thermophilus TK-6 genome window below encodes:
- a CDS encoding motility associated factor glycosyltransferase family protein — protein sequence MIDKQVLINLMRKRKDRNLQAIQRYAPHLMDLVNRKGKIPCGIYIGDNGQIDLMMEGRRVYNMDPRLVAQMQFENFKKQRENLFVIPSVSSGRGHIDDIYKEKMVELFGQKPDPEKLKKVVEGELKEGQKLGALLSVGLGFGYHLELLTKAYDIRYLLVVEKDPEVFKTSLYTADWEFILRHYSENARVFLLFVGDDPAELSKHMVYALGNALNTPMLYFTPIFIHLFGPFYEQVGRHFSERINELVMGWGFVQDELWSLEYTLENIKRELPLYQGKKKVPSDSTAFVIGAGPSLEYAIDFIKKNQDRAVIFSCGSSIGTLYEEGIKPDFHVEIERTKFTYDALLLSASRDYLKELTIIFNNPMYPQVSELFKESLMFVKPNDTGGSLFPTDYPPVGYSNPTVVNAGLSLALHMGFRRVYLFGADMGYKDPRRHHARGNVALKKGTEFYKEVEAQEHELDGNFGGKVYTNSMLLWARSMIQDLLKLYKDAEVFNTSDGAKIEGTIPARIEEIVLSQFKKSEAIKLIKQDFSRKYAREDYIRHRLEDFLEDMQEFEALVGRLFSANLPARGELVDSLNFLYGWLYSQSKTGMLFKILRGGFMQVEHLYLFLSHQEDKHQEECQSIIKSYLLEALEKTRALIEPFLVSKTLT from the coding sequence ATGATAGACAAGCAAGTGCTCATAAACCTCATGAGAAAGCGAAAAGACAGAAACCTGCAGGCAATACAGCGCTACGCACCTCACCTTATGGACCTAGTAAACCGGAAGGGAAAAATCCCCTGCGGTATATACATAGGCGACAACGGGCAGATAGACCTTATGATGGAAGGGCGGAGAGTCTACAACATGGACCCCCGCCTTGTGGCACAGATGCAGTTTGAAAACTTCAAAAAGCAGAGAGAGAACCTTTTTGTCATTCCTTCGGTGAGCAGTGGAAGGGGACACATAGACGACATATACAAAGAGAAGATGGTGGAGCTCTTTGGACAAAAACCCGACCCCGAGAAGCTAAAGAAGGTGGTGGAGGGAGAGTTAAAAGAAGGTCAGAAGCTGGGAGCTTTGCTAAGCGTGGGGCTTGGCTTTGGCTACCATTTAGAGCTTCTGACAAAGGCTTACGACATAAGATACCTCCTAGTGGTGGAGAAAGACCCCGAGGTTTTCAAAACCAGCCTCTACACAGCAGACTGGGAGTTTATCCTGCGCCACTATTCAGAAAACGCAAGAGTCTTTCTGCTCTTTGTAGGAGATGACCCAGCAGAGCTATCCAAGCATATGGTTTACGCCTTAGGCAACGCTCTTAATACCCCCATGCTTTACTTTACCCCCATATTCATACACCTCTTTGGACCCTTCTACGAGCAGGTGGGAAGGCACTTCTCCGAGCGCATAAACGAGCTTGTCATGGGATGGGGCTTTGTGCAGGACGAGCTGTGGTCTTTGGAGTACACGCTGGAGAACATAAAGAGAGAGCTTCCCCTCTATCAGGGCAAGAAAAAAGTCCCCTCTGACAGCACAGCCTTTGTCATAGGCGCAGGTCCCTCCCTTGAGTATGCCATTGACTTTATCAAAAAAAACCAAGACAGAGCCGTCATCTTCTCCTGCGGAAGCTCCATAGGCACGCTGTATGAAGAGGGCATAAAGCCAGACTTCCATGTGGAGATAGAAAGAACCAAATTCACCTACGACGCACTCCTTTTGAGCGCCAGCAGAGACTACCTGAAAGAGCTTACCATCATCTTCAACAACCCCATGTATCCACAGGTCTCTGAGCTTTTCAAAGAGAGTCTCATGTTTGTAAAGCCCAACGATACAGGAGGCTCTCTGTTTCCCACAGACTACCCACCAGTAGGCTACTCTAACCCCACAGTGGTCAACGCAGGTCTCTCTCTTGCTCTTCACATGGGCTTTAGGAGAGTTTATCTTTTTGGAGCGGATATGGGATACAAGGACCCAAGGAGGCACCACGCCAGGGGCAATGTGGCTCTAAAAAAGGGCACTGAGTTTTATAAGGAGGTGGAGGCGCAGGAGCATGAGCTGGATGGCAACTTTGGAGGCAAAGTATACACCAACAGCATGCTTCTGTGGGCAAGGTCCATGATACAGGACCTTCTGAAGTTATACAAGGATGCTGAGGTTTTCAACACCTCCGACGGAGCCAAGATAGAGGGGACCATTCCGGCGAGGATAGAGGAGATAGTCCTGAGCCAATTCAAAAAGTCAGAAGCCATCAAGCTCATAAAGCAGGACTTTTCCAGAAAATACGCAAGGGAGGACTACATAAGGCACAGGCTTGAGGACTTTCTGGAGGATATGCAGGAGTTTGAAGCGCTAGTGGGGAGGCTTTTTTCCGCCAACTTGCCAGCCAGAGGTGAGCTTGTGGACTCTCTTAACTTCCTCTACGGCTGGCTCTATAGCCAGAGCAAAACAGGGATGCTCTTTAAAATCCTCAGGGGAGGTTTTATGCAGGTGGAGCACCTTTACCTCTTTCTCTCCCATCAGGAGGACAAGCATCAGGAGGAATGCCAAAGCATCATCAAAAGCTACCTGCTGGAAGCTCTTGAAAAAACCAGAGCGCTGATTGAACCTTTTCTGGTTTCAAAAACACTCACATGA
- a CDS encoding nucleotidyltransferase domain-containing protein, translating into MSMEMEVRELGLSKETIEKLIDTFRKEAKIEKAILYGSRAKGNFTKGSDIDITIVAPEMTFPEYLHLLSKIDELDIPQKIDLTKYELLDENIKAHIKRVGKEIYIRKQ; encoded by the coding sequence ATGAGTATGGAAATGGAAGTAAGGGAATTGGGATTGTCAAAGGAGACCATAGAAAAGTTGATAGATACTTTTAGAAAGGAAGCTAAAATAGAGAAAGCCATTCTTTATGGTTCTCGTGCAAAAGGTAATTTTACAAAAGGTTCAGATATAGATATTACAATCGTAGCACCAGAAATGACTTTTCCCGAGTATTTACATTTACTTTCTAAGATAGATGAATTGGATATCCCTCAAAAAATTGATTTAACCAAGTATGAGCTTCTGGATGAGAACATAAAAGCCCATATAAAGAGAGTAGGCAAGGAGATATATATTAGAAAGCAATGA
- the nusB gene encoding transcription antitermination factor NusB: protein MIYKQKARKDAFLILYQWDIKADKLEDITEEYIKSNLIKHSERRRYIRKLVRTYMQKASEIDSLISELSQEWDIDRMGYIERNILRVALAEILFVGVKKLKPVIMDYVKLTLKYAGKEPAKFVNGVLGRAAPKS from the coding sequence ATGATATACAAGCAAAAGGCAAGAAAGGATGCCTTTTTGATACTCTACCAGTGGGACATAAAGGCAGACAAACTGGAAGACATAACGGAAGAGTACATAAAGTCCAACCTTATAAAACATTCCGAGAGAAGAAGATACATAAGAAAACTGGTAAGAACATACATGCAGAAGGCAAGTGAGATAGACAGCCTCATATCAGAACTCAGTCAGGAGTGGGACATAGACAGGATGGGATACATAGAGAGAAACATACTACGCGTAGCTCTTGCGGAGATACTTTTCGTAGGCGTAAAAAAACTAAAACCCGTTATCATGGACTATGTAAAGCTCACCCTCAAGTACGCAGGCAAAGAGCCAGCCAAGTTTGTAAATGGAGTGCTGGGAAGAGCAGCACCTAAATCTTGA
- the ribH gene encoding 6,7-dimethyl-8-ribityllumazine synthase → MKRYEGLLKAEGINFGIVASRFNHLLVDRLVEGAIDCILRHGGSEENIHIARVPGSWEIPLIVKNMALKEQVDAIIALGVLIRGDTPHFEYIASEVSKGLATVSLETGKPVSFGIITADSLEQAIERAGTKQGNKGWEAALSAIEMVNLLRSLR, encoded by the coding sequence ATGAAGAGGTATGAAGGACTTTTGAAGGCGGAAGGCATAAACTTTGGCATAGTTGCCAGCAGGTTTAACCACCTTCTGGTGGATAGGCTGGTAGAGGGTGCTATAGACTGCATACTGAGGCATGGTGGCTCGGAGGAAAACATACACATAGCAAGGGTGCCAGGCTCTTGGGAGATACCCCTGATAGTCAAGAATATGGCTCTGAAAGAGCAGGTGGATGCCATTATAGCCCTTGGCGTGCTTATAAGAGGAGATACACCTCACTTTGAATACATAGCCAGCGAGGTATCAAAGGGTCTGGCTACGGTGAGCCTGGAGACAGGAAAACCTGTATCCTTTGGCATCATCACAGCGGACTCACTGGAGCAGGCTATAGAGAGAGCAGGGACCAAGCAGGGAAACAAAGGCTGGGAGGCAGCACTTTCCGCCATAGAGATGGTAAACCTCCTAAGAAGCCTTAGATGA
- a CDS encoding motility associated factor glycosyltransferase family protein, with translation MFITQFLTSEIEARRTKNLEYLKKVSPHFYQFMNLKGEVKAQAIYHLGRWDLLVNGVSLYGGDARLNTRRQFEEYLKTPNEFSPPFYVFWFPEDTVDGKLSHELTKLLAPARSADRCKQRKTVGTVIAFGVGLGFHIELLTEHYDIKQLILVETDVELIKPTLYTLDWEKLLSVYNGKEKIISFYLHKDPDLLAVGLLDHLTTYYNPTLLTSFHIYIHRNDPVLIEGAKKFWASNKSPIAGFGYFQDELWSLEYTLENIKRELPLYQGKKKVPSDSTAFVIGAGPSLEYAIDFIKKNQDRAVIFSCGSSIGTLYEEGIKPDFHVEIERTKFTYDALLLSASRDYLKELTIIFNNPMYPQVSELFKESLMFVKPNDTGGSLFPTDYPPVGYSNPTVVNAGLSLALHMGFRRVYLFGADMGYKDPRRHHARGNVALKKGTEFYKEVEAQEHELDGNFGGKVYTNSMLLWARSMIQDLLKLYKDAEVFNTSDGAKIEGTIPARIEEIVLSQFKKSEAIKLIKQDFSRDYLKALNLERKLSLLISHAEEYVNFVRERAKSISKPEDFFSFVSEAGLYQYRFYGSPFIYMFRPPFYNFSYALLSGICRMEQDQALEAGKTALKLYIDFLHECIKLIRKV, from the coding sequence ATGTTTATTACACAGTTTTTGACCTCTGAGATAGAAGCCAGAAGGACCAAAAACTTAGAGTACCTTAAGAAGGTCTCACCCCACTTTTATCAGTTTATGAACCTAAAAGGTGAGGTAAAAGCTCAGGCCATTTACCACCTTGGCAGGTGGGACCTTCTGGTGAACGGGGTTTCTCTCTACGGTGGGGATGCTCGCCTCAACACCAGAAGGCAGTTTGAAGAGTACCTTAAAACCCCCAACGAGTTTAGCCCACCCTTTTATGTGTTCTGGTTTCCGGAAGATACAGTGGACGGTAAGCTATCGCATGAGCTGACAAAACTCCTCGCTCCTGCAAGAAGCGCAGACAGGTGCAAACAGAGAAAAACTGTAGGTACCGTTATAGCCTTTGGGGTGGGTCTTGGCTTTCACATAGAGCTTCTTACAGAGCACTACGATATAAAACAGCTGATACTGGTGGAAACAGATGTGGAGCTTATAAAACCCACCCTATACACGCTTGACTGGGAAAAGCTCCTGAGCGTATACAACGGCAAAGAGAAAATCATCAGCTTTTACCTTCACAAAGACCCTGACCTTTTGGCTGTGGGACTGCTTGACCATCTTACCACCTACTACAACCCCACCCTTTTGACCAGCTTTCACATATACATCCACAGAAACGACCCGGTGCTTATAGAGGGCGCCAAGAAGTTCTGGGCTTCTAACAAGTCCCCCATCGCAGGCTTTGGCTACTTTCAGGACGAGCTGTGGTCTTTGGAGTACACGCTGGAGAACATAAAGAGAGAGCTTCCCCTCTATCAGGGCAAGAAAAAAGTCCCCTCTGACAGCACAGCCTTTGTCATAGGCGCAGGTCCCTCCCTTGAGTATGCCATTGACTTTATCAAAAAAAACCAAGACAGAGCCGTCATCTTCTCCTGCGGAAGCTCCATAGGCACGCTGTATGAAGAGGGCATAAAGCCAGACTTCCATGTGGAGATAGAAAGAACCAAATTCACCTACGACGCACTCCTTTTGAGCGCCAGCAGAGACTACCTGAAAGAGCTTACCATCATCTTCAACAACCCCATGTATCCACAGGTCTCTGAGCTTTTCAAAGAGAGCCTCATGTTTGTAAAGCCCAACGATACGGGAGGCTCTCTGTTTCCCACAGACTACCCACCAGTAGGCTACTCTAACCCCACAGTGGTCAACGCAGGTCTCTCTCTTGCTCTTCACATGGGCTTTAGGAGAGTTTATCTTTTTGGAGCGGATATGGGATACAAGGACCCAAGGAGGCACCACGCCAGGGGCAATGTGGCTCTAAAAAAGGGCACTGAGTTTTATAAGGAGGTGGAGGCGCAGGAGCATGAGCTGGATGGCAACTTTGGAGGCAAAGTATACACCAACAGCATGCTTCTGTGGGCAAGGTCCATGATACAGGACCTTCTGAAGTTATACAAGGATGCTGAGGTTTTCAACACCTCCGACGGAGCCAAGATAGAGGGGACCATTCCGGCGAGGATAGAGGAGATAGTCCTGAGCCAATTCAAAAAGTCAGAAGCCATCAAGCTCATAAAGCAGGACTTTTCCAGGGATTACCTGAAAGCTTTAAACCTTGAGAGAAAGCTCTCACTGCTGATATCCCATGCGGAGGAGTATGTGAATTTTGTAAGGGAAAGGGCTAAGAGCATCTCAAAACCCGAGGACTTTTTCTCTTTTGTGTCCGAAGCAGGTCTTTACCAGTACAGGTTTTACGGCTCTCCCTTCATCTACATGTTTCGCCCACCCTTTTATAACTTCTCTTACGCTCTTCTCTCTGGAATTTGCAGGATGGAGCAAGATCAAGCACTTGAGGCTGGCAAAACAGCCCTCAAGCTCTACATAGACTTTCTGCACGAGTGTATAAAACTCATTAGAAAAGTGTAA
- a CDS encoding PulJ/GspJ family protein produces the protein MRGKSKGFTLIELLIAVVISTLVVLALGSVYRAVQDVRKRFIDYEQSRKFYDLVYLLQKQLMSCRDLRLENGTLSYYTTFGMSAPYVMVMLRLEDQKIYYSESNPYDASVVYLKREWRVPYRLKLSLRADGKALSISYGADELELYINYNAVPTSNIFLKPF, from the coding sequence ATGCGTGGCAAGAGTAAGGGTTTTACTCTTATTGAGCTTCTCATAGCGGTGGTGATATCCACTCTTGTGGTGCTGGCTCTTGGCAGCGTCTACAGAGCTGTGCAGGATGTACGAAAGCGCTTTATTGATTACGAGCAGAGCAGGAAGTTTTACGACCTTGTCTACCTACTTCAAAAGCAGCTGATGAGCTGCAGAGACCTCAGGCTGGAAAATGGCACGCTTTCGTACTACACCACCTTTGGCATGAGCGCTCCTTATGTTATGGTGATGCTAAGGTTAGAAGACCAAAAAATTTACTACTCGGAATCTAACCCTTACGATGCTTCTGTGGTTTATCTCAAGAGAGAGTGGCGCGTTCCTTATAGACTCAAGTTGAGCTTGAGGGCTGATGGGAAGGCTCTGAGCATTTCCTACGGCGCTGATGAGCTTGAGCTTTACATAAACTACAACGCGGTGCCCACATCCAACATATTTCTTAAACCTTTTTGA
- the hisA gene encoding 1-(5-phosphoribosyl)-5-[(5-phosphoribosylamino)methylideneamino]imidazole-4-carboxamide isomerase codes for MELKSFIIPAIDLKEGRVVRLMRGDFGKLKDYGLKPEDVAKAFDDAGFKRLHVVDLEGSLEGRLKNLESIRKIRKAFSGQVQVGGGVRSLEVCRGLFQEGIDLFVVGTVAIKEPEVFKAMVEEFPQRVILSVDARAGKVAVGGWKEETSLSPQELALRYEPLPIWGYLYTNIERDGSLEGVDTSIYESFKRLVKKPLIASGGVSSLEDVKRLYGVVDGVVVGKAIYEGRIKI; via the coding sequence ATGGAGCTAAAGTCCTTTATCATACCCGCCATAGACCTAAAAGAGGGCAGAGTAGTGAGGCTTATGAGGGGGGACTTTGGAAAGCTCAAAGACTACGGGCTAAAGCCTGAGGATGTGGCAAAGGCTTTTGATGATGCTGGTTTTAAGAGGCTTCATGTGGTGGACCTGGAGGGTAGCCTGGAGGGAAGGCTCAAAAACCTTGAAAGCATAAGAAAGATAAGAAAAGCCTTCTCCGGACAGGTGCAGGTGGGGGGTGGCGTCAGGAGTTTGGAGGTTTGCAGGGGTCTTTTTCAGGAGGGTATAGACCTTTTTGTGGTGGGGACTGTTGCCATAAAGGAGCCGGAAGTTTTTAAAGCTATGGTGGAGGAGTTTCCCCAAAGGGTTATCCTCTCTGTGGATGCAAGAGCCGGCAAGGTGGCTGTGGGTGGGTGGAAGGAGGAGACGAGCCTCAGCCCTCAGGAGTTGGCTCTAAGGTACGAACCCCTCCCCATATGGGGATACCTTTACACCAACATAGAGAGAGATGGGAGCCTTGAGGGAGTAGATACAAGCATCTATGAGAGCTTTAAAAGGCTTGTTAAAAAACCTCTTATTGCTTCGGGGGGAGTTTCAAGCCTTGAGGATGTCAAAAGGCTCTACGGTGTGGTGGATGGTGTTGTGGTGGGGAAGGCTATTTATGAGGGAAGGATCAAGATTTAG
- a CDS encoding recombination protein O N-terminal domain-containing protein, with amino-acid sequence MSFKGKVIVLRRLVVGDEDLLVKVYGWGGLMNMLVKDGALTSSRYVSIFEPFNVLELSYRQVGEIILPLDVSKVRYLSYLALESYERYMWMCHLGNFFLRWVRYYDQQLFDLFLLYLSAKVRNTKVFLIRFKLEVLKAMGLYKEELFEEDLRRAVRDIKRGSRLFLERMRLNQQLAEKIERAIEDQLKESL; translated from the coding sequence ATGTCTTTTAAAGGCAAGGTTATAGTGCTTAGGCGCCTTGTGGTGGGAGATGAGGACCTTCTGGTTAAGGTTTACGGTTGGGGAGGACTGATGAACATGCTGGTTAAAGATGGTGCTCTTACGAGTAGCAGATATGTAAGCATCTTTGAGCCTTTCAATGTGCTGGAGCTATCCTACAGACAGGTGGGTGAAATTATCCTCCCTCTTGATGTGAGCAAGGTAAGATACCTATCTTACTTGGCTCTTGAGAGCTACGAAAGGTATATGTGGATGTGCCATCTTGGTAATTTCTTCTTAAGGTGGGTAAGGTACTACGACCAGCAGCTGTTTGACCTTTTCCTGCTTTACCTTTCCGCAAAGGTAAGAAATACGAAGGTGTTTCTCATAAGGTTCAAGCTGGAGGTGCTAAAGGCTATGGGGCTTTATAAGGAGGAGCTGTTTGAAGAGGATTTAAGAAGAGCAGTAAGGGACATAAAGAGGGGAAGCAGGCTATTTTTGGAGAGGATGAGGCTAAACCAACAGTTAGCAGAGAAGATAGAGAGAGCTATAGAAGATCAACTTAAAGAGTCCCTGTAG
- the panC gene encoding pantoate--beta-alanine ligase produces MPTLFRKVKDVKSYLKSLRSSGGNNLSVGFVPTMGYLHEGHMELIKKCKLQNDITVVSIYVNPLQFGEGEDYQKYPRDLERDLAMCQEAGVDVVFAPTDEEVYPQVPKTKIHVEGISHVLEGAFRPNHFSGVALIVLKLFNIIQPDRAYFGEKDFQQLKLIQRLVNDLSYPVEIVPVPTVRDKDGLALSSRNTYLKEQERESALSIYRSFLIAQKLFRAGNTKAQDIKEAVRDYISRHPHVKRIDYVEIVDEDFNIKEEVSEGDRVLVAVWIGDTRLIDNWRLSYEEV; encoded by the coding sequence ATGCCTACCTTGTTTAGAAAAGTCAAGGATGTGAAGAGCTACCTGAAGAGTTTAAGAAGTAGCGGAGGAAACAACCTCAGCGTAGGCTTTGTGCCTACCATGGGCTACTTGCACGAAGGACACATGGAGCTCATAAAAAAGTGCAAACTCCAAAACGATATTACTGTGGTTAGCATATATGTAAACCCCCTTCAGTTTGGAGAGGGTGAGGATTACCAGAAGTATCCAAGAGACTTGGAGAGGGACCTTGCCATGTGCCAAGAGGCAGGTGTGGATGTGGTTTTTGCCCCCACCGACGAGGAGGTCTATCCACAAGTCCCAAAAACCAAGATTCATGTGGAAGGCATAAGCCATGTGCTGGAAGGAGCCTTTAGACCTAACCACTTTAGCGGTGTTGCCCTGATAGTTCTAAAGCTCTTTAACATCATTCAGCCAGACAGAGCCTACTTTGGAGAAAAGGACTTTCAACAGCTAAAGCTCATACAAAGATTGGTAAACGACCTTTCTTATCCTGTGGAGATAGTGCCAGTCCCCACAGTAAGGGACAAGGACGGTTTGGCTCTCAGCTCAAGAAACACCTATCTTAAAGAGCAAGAGAGGGAGTCCGCCTTATCCATATACAGATCCTTTTTGATAGCCCAAAAGCTTTTCAGAGCTGGCAATACAAAAGCACAAGATATAAAAGAAGCCGTAAGAGACTACATAAGCAGGCACCCACATGTGAAGCGCATAGACTATGTGGAGATAGTGGATGAGGACTTTAACATAAAGGAGGAAGTCTCCGAAGGAGACAGGGTGCTGGTAGCAGTGTGGATAGGTGATACAAGACTCATAGACAACTGGAGGCTCAGTTATGAAGAGGTATGA
- a CDS encoding nucleotidyltransferase substrate binding protein, producing the protein MNEELRWQQRFENYKKAFIQFQTAVRQYKERGLNDLEKQGLIQTFEYTFELAWNLLRDYFIYQGIPEIRGSRDAIRLGLKYGIIENGEIWFQMISARNLTVHTYNEKIIEELL; encoded by the coding sequence ATGAATGAAGAGCTTCGCTGGCAACAAAGATTTGAGAATTACAAAAAGGCTTTTATTCAGTTTCAGACTGCTGTAAGACAGTATAAAGAGAGGGGTTTAAATGATTTGGAAAAACAGGGCTTAATTCAAACCTTTGAATATACCTTTGAGCTTGCATGGAATCTGTTGAGAGATTATTTTATCTATCAGGGGATACCAGAGATTAGAGGTTCAAGAGATGCTATTAGATTGGGTTTAAAATACGGAATAATTGAAAACGGTGAAATTTGGTTTCAGATGATTAGTGCCAGAAATTTAACCGTCCATACCTATAATGAGAAGATAATTGAAGAACTCTTATGA
- a CDS encoding type II secretion system protein: MRGFTLLELIIVITIMGMLTLVVLPVLQRSLFGERDMLKAFILKNLSIAMKEGKVIELYGDGKKIVSSEGEKIDLPYRGRCRIYPSGELRRCYFGKGGEDVYYTVFDL; this comes from the coding sequence ATGAGAGGCTTTACCCTGCTGGAGCTCATCATAGTGATAACCATAATGGGCATGCTCACCCTGGTGGTATTACCCGTTTTGCAAAGAAGTCTGTTTGGGGAGAGGGACATGCTAAAGGCTTTTATACTCAAAAACCTGAGCATAGCCATGAAGGAAGGTAAGGTGATAGAGCTTTACGGTGATGGTAAAAAGATAGTCTCTTCTGAGGGAGAAAAGATAGACCTACCCTACAGAGGAAGGTGTAGAATATACCCAAGCGGAGAGCTCCGCAGGTGCTACTTTGGAAAAGGAGGAGAGGATGTTTATTACACAGTTTTTGACCTCTGA
- a CDS encoding RNA polymerase sigma factor: protein MRDEELIKEIAKGNEKALKELMNLYRSRLFFYAYGILQNYEDAEEAVSETFYQVWRSAKSFRGGAKVSTWLFGITRNVSRNMLRKRIREPKTLEIMEQDALLDDTHLEDEDIQLIKEALERLSPAHREVLHLAFYEDFSYEEIANVLGVPLGTVKTRVFHAKRKLLEVINEELKKSL from the coding sequence ATGAGGGACGAGGAACTTATTAAAGAGATAGCAAAGGGAAACGAGAAGGCGCTTAAGGAGCTTATGAACCTTTACAGAAGCAGACTCTTTTTCTACGCTTACGGAATTTTGCAAAATTACGAAGATGCGGAGGAGGCTGTATCCGAGACCTTCTATCAGGTGTGGAGAAGTGCCAAGAGCTTTAGAGGAGGTGCAAAGGTGAGCACATGGCTCTTTGGCATAACCAGAAATGTGAGCAGAAACATGCTGAGGAAGAGAATCAGGGAACCAAAAACGCTGGAGATTATGGAGCAGGATGCGCTACTTGATGACACTCATCTGGAAGATGAGGACATCCAGCTTATAAAAGAGGCTCTTGAGAGGCTCTCGCCCGCTCACAGAGAAGTTTTACACCTTGCCTTTTATGAGGATTTTTCCTACGAGGAGATAGCCAACGTTCTGGGTGTGCCTTTGGGGACTGTAAAGACGAGGGTCTTTCATGCCAAGAGGAAGCTTTTGGAGGTTATAAATGAGGAGCTTAAAAAGAGCCTTTGA
- the rfaE2 gene encoding D-glycero-beta-D-manno-heptose 1-phosphate adenylyltransferase, protein MIIELEELLRVLKEEREKGKRVVFTNGCFDILHAGHAYYLKKARELGDILVVGLNSDASVRRIKGEKRPIMPQEMRAYLLDSLKGVDYVVIFEEDTPERLIELIKPDVLVKGSDWDLKDIVGADMVLSYGGKVERISFEFNISTSAIIERIINAYRC, encoded by the coding sequence ATGATAATTGAGCTGGAAGAGCTTCTGAGGGTGCTGAAAGAGGAGAGAGAAAAGGGCAAAAGGGTAGTTTTTACCAACGGATGCTTTGACATACTTCACGCCGGACACGCTTATTACCTAAAAAAAGCCAGAGAGCTGGGGGATATTTTGGTGGTAGGCTTAAACTCGGACGCTTCTGTGAGAAGGATAAAGGGAGAAAAAAGACCTATAATGCCGCAGGAGATGAGAGCTTATCTGCTGGATAGCCTAAAAGGAGTTGATTATGTGGTGATCTTTGAAGAGGATACTCCAGAAAGACTCATAGAGCTTATAAAACCTGATGTGCTGGTAAAAGGCTCAGACTGGGATTTAAAAGATATAGTAGGTGCAGACATGGTCTTATCTTACGGTGGAAAGGTTGAAAGAATAAGTTTTGAGTTTAACATCTCCACCAGCGCCATAATAGAGAGGATAATAAATGCTTACAGATGCTGA
- a CDS encoding general secretion pathway protein GspK, which yields MRGSVFIYVLWLLTLISGLVFFTLYQLRYSYSRSSHFVENWTFLYESRALAFVGVNLALKDPSLLRLKSPLPYYIGNRKYRIYVSAEEAKISLPLANKEILRSLMQNIGMEEKRADELSESIMAFLGRGTEYYDAPAPHENIHTITELLYVKGMDEQTYRKLQQYLTPVATLTNINYAPKEVLLALGLTDSEVRSVEEQIKVAGYVDFNWLQALLGPSRSYIALRFVYVPIPLYYRVKVVKYEPSYDEMDFIVSGGAVLDAWQE from the coding sequence ATGAGGGGAAGCGTATTTATTTATGTACTTTGGCTTTTGACTCTCATCTCCGGGCTTGTGTTTTTTACCCTCTATCAGCTAAGGTACAGCTATAGCAGAAGCTCCCACTTTGTGGAAAACTGGACTTTTCTTTACGAATCTCGGGCTCTGGCTTTTGTTGGTGTAAACCTCGCTCTCAAAGACCCCAGCCTTCTGAGGCTAAAAAGTCCCCTTCCCTATTACATAGGCAACCGCAAGTACAGGATATACGTATCTGCAGAGGAAGCCAAAATTAGCCTACCCCTCGCCAACAAGGAGATCCTAAGAAGCCTCATGCAAAATATAGGGATGGAGGAAAAGAGAGCTGACGAGCTATCCGAGAGCATCATGGCTTTTTTGGGCAGGGGGACAGAGTATTACGATGCTCCGGCGCCTCACGAGAACATCCACACCATAACCGAGCTTCTCTATGTGAAAGGTATGGATGAGCAAACTTACCGCAAGCTCCAGCAGTACCTTACCCCGGTGGCAACCCTCACCAACATAAATTACGCACCTAAGGAGGTGCTTTTGGCTCTTGGCTTGACAGACAGTGAGGTAAGGTCCGTGGAGGAGCAGATAAAGGTGGCTGGATATGTGGACTTTAACTGGCTTCAGGCTCTTCTTGGTCCCTCAAGGTCTTACATAGCCCTCAGGTTTGTTTATGTCCCCATTCCTCTCTACTACAGGGTGAAGGTGGTCAAGTACGAGCCCTCTTACGATGAGATGGATTTTATAGTCTCCGGTGGAGCTGTGCTGGATGCGTGGCAAGAGTAA